DNA sequence from the Entomomonas asaccharolytica genome:
ACCAGTAGCGCCACAAGTACAACCTACCTTCTTGCCAAACCATAGGGGTTTGGCTTTCACCTTGTGAAGTTAAATCACTGTTGATAATGGCTTGTTGCCAATCAGTAAGATTAAGTTGTGCTAATAACTGAACTGGATACCAAGGTTGTTGTTGATAGCTATAACTTAAGGATAAAGACAGTTCAGGATGTTGTAGGGTTAGTGCTAAATCTAAACATACATGACCATGACTTAATTGATAACTGGTTAATGCTGCGGCTAATAATACACTAGGTTCAGTATTTGGCGATTGTTCTGCTAAGAAAGCTGCAAAAGCATGATCTAATGGGCGAAGCCAACCTGCTGTTACCCATAGCTGTAGCACTATCAGCATATCTGTAGTAGAGGTTAATGGCCGTAAAGTTAGCCATTGTTCAGTTTGTTCAAGCTGTTGTTGGCTAATCGGCAGCAAGGGGTTCATGCTCGCTCCTTAGCATTATTGCTAAATAGATTATCTAGTTTATCAATCAGTTCAAAAGGCACACGTTCATAAAATATACCACCTGTTTCACTTTGATAACCACGTAAAAATAAATAGAGTACGCCGCCTGTATGTTGTTCATAATTATAATCAGCTAAACGAGCCTTAAGCTGACGGTGTAGGGCTAATTGATAAAGTACCAGTTGTAAATCATAACGGTGGCTAAGCATGGCCTCATTCATCGCTGATTGTGTGTAGGCTTGGTTATTTTCTCCTAGCCAATTAGATTTGTAGTCAGCAATATAGTAACGATTATCTTGTGCAAATGTTAAATCAATAAAGCCTTTAAACATGCCATTAAGCATACCTTTTTCTAAAGGTGGGCGAATTTGATTAGGTAAAATATAGCTTTTTACTAAGGTATCTAATTGTTCAAGATTAAGCCAATGGCTAGCGAACATAAACTCCATTTCTGAAAGATAGTGAGTAATCTCAAGCAGACAACTGGTTCTATTAAATAACGGTAGTTGTTGTCTAATAAAACCTTGTAACCAGTCCTGTAATATATCAATCCAGTGTTCCCAACCGCGAATATTACAACGTCTTGCAATAAAGTCTCTGCTTTCGGCTGGGTTGTTTGCCACTTCAGTAAAGCCTCTATTAGCAGCCCAATCCAGTATGCTATGGAGAAAAGAACCTGCTAATGCGCCTCTAGGAAATCCATGAATATCATGGCTAATGGGTACATTGCTTAAGAAGCTACTGGTGTCGTCATCAAATAGATTTTGATTAGCGGCTGTTTCTGGGATAGCTAGCGACTCTATTGACGCTTGTTCTATAGTGGCTGAAGCTAAACGTAATGAGCTATAAGAGGAGATCCACCAAAAGCGAGGAATATTTCTGGCCATTTCTCGCGCTTGAGGTTTTATAACGGTTAGCTGTTGTTCATTAAAGCGTTGTGGGTTACTTTCTGGTAATAGTTGTACTTGTATACTTGGGCAATCTTCTGCAAATTTTTCTAAGCAGCTTTGTACATGACCAGACTCGGTGAAAGGTAAGCCATTATTTAATAAGTAGCCAATAGCAGAAAGGTGTAATACAGAAGCTTTATTGTTGCCATATTTTAAATCAGCAATACCGAGCCAACAGTTATATTTAGCGCGTGTTAGTGCTACATATAATAAACGTAAATCTTCGGCTAAACGTTCTTTATCTGCTTGATTAATAATTTTGGTATTTCTATGTAAGGAAAGTTGTAAATTACCTTGTTCATCGTGATAGCGAATAGGTAAAAAATTTCCATTTACTGCTTTAAATGAACAAATAAAGGGTAAAAATACTAATGGGTATTCTAAACCTTTGGATTTATGAATTGTAATGACTTTAACAAGCTGTTCATCACTTTCAAGACGCACTATATATTCATCACTTTGTTTTTTGTTTTCAGTAAGACGTTCAGCTAAATAACGAATCAATGCTTGCTCGCCATCTAACTCAGTAGCGGCTTGTTGTAATAGTTCGGCGAGGTGTAATAAGTTGGTGAGCTTTCTTTCGCCTTCTTGGTAATTACTTAATAACCGTTGTGGTAGTTTAAAGTCTTGCAAGAAGCGACGTAACATGGGGAGTACCCCTTGCGTGTTCCACAATTCTTTATAGAAACGAAATTGTAAAATACGTTGTTCCCAAATATTTTCATTTTGATTGTAGCTGTCTAATTCTTGTAAGGTTAGATCAAGGGTTGCAGTTGCTAAAGCGGCTCTCAATAGGGGCTCATTTTCTGGTTGACCACAGGCCTCTAACCAGCGTAATAAATCTTGTGCTTCTAGTGTGTCTAATACAGAATCTTTGTCAGATAAATAAACACTTCGCACATTACGAGCAGCTAGTGCATCACGTATTGCTTTTGCTTCTTTACCACTACGAACTAATATAGCAATATCAGAAGGGCGCAGTGGTAATAAATAACCTTGTTGTTGAAAGCCTGCTTTATTTTGTTGACCTAGATTTAATAAACGGACAATTTCACTGGCACAACTTGCAGCAAAATGATTGTAATATTCTGTTATGCTAATAGGTGCATCGCTAGGTTGATACCAAAAGTTTAAAGCAGCTTGTTGTTGATTATTAATAACGAAAGCGTCTTTTTTGCCTTGTGCTTTAACAGGGTAAAAAGGTAAAGGATTATGCTGTGCTGTTTTAAAGTGAAAAGCACCTGTAGCGTTGTGCTGTTCCGCATAATCAAATAAACAATTAGTGGCAGTTACCATCGCTTGACTAGAGCGGTAGTTAGTATCTAATTGGTGTAAACGTTTTTCAATATGTTGGCGAGCTTGCAAATAAGTATATATGTCAGCTCCACGGAAAGCATAAATAGCCTGCTTGGGGTCACCAATTAAAAATAGCCCTACATCTTCTTCTTGTTCTAAATAAACTTTAGACAGAATACGATATTGGATAGGGTCTGTATCTTGAAATTCGTCAACCATTGCTACAGGAAACTGTTGTCGAATAAGTTTAGCTAATCGGTTGCCTGAAGGTCGTTGTAATGCATCATCTAAGCGAGTTAATAAATCATCAAAACCAATTTCAGCACGGCGTACTTTCTCTTGTTCAAAACGTTGTTTCACCCATTGTACGGCATGAGTTAACACAGCTAAGGTTGGATTAGGCAGATTATTTAATGCGATGACTAATTCAGGCATTGCTTCTAAAGCAGGGTGATTGGGAGGTGAGCCTTGTTTCCAAATTTCAGCAAAACCTTCTGTGGATAGCCGTTCAAATCCTACACCCAGATCAAGTTCTATTTGTTGTTGATCTGTTGCCCATTGTTTAAGCTTATTACACCAACCGTCATAAAAACGTTTTTGTAATTTACGTCCATCTACTTGTTTTTTTGCAATGGCTTCATCACAAATCAATCGAAGTTGTTCTGCCCACTCAGCCCAAGGTTGTTTTAATTCAATAATTTTTTGCTGACGTAAATTAAGTTGTTGTTCTAATAGTTCAGCAGGTGGCATTGTCTGTGCTGGTAAGTCTGCTATTAATAAATCAGAGAGTTGATTCTGTAAATTTTTTGGCGTTTGCCAATTTTCTCTTACCCAATCAAAGGCAATGCCTGTTAATGGATAACAAAAGATACGCCAATAATCACGAATAACATTAGCAAGTAATTCACTATGGTCTGGCTCTAAATGCTGGCGGAATAAATTACCACTGTCAAATGCATGCTCTTTAAGCATCCGTTGACACCATGAGTGGATGGTGGATACTGCTGCTTCATCCATCCACTGTGCAGCAATTTCTAATTGCTGGGCACAGGTAGGCCATTCCATTTCTAAATAGTCATTACGTAAACTAATTAGTATTTCATCAGGCTGGGCTAGTTCATCACGAAAGTAACGAGCCGCTTCTGTTAAACGTGTACGAATACGATCACGTAATTCTTGGGTTGCCGCCTCAGTAAAGGTCATGACCAATATTTCAGGCGGCAGTAATGGTCGTCTGAATTTAGTTTTTTCACTGCCATGCCCTAGTACCAACCGTAAGTACAATGTAGAAATGGTAAACGTTTTACCTGTTCCAGCACTGGCCTCGATCAGTTGACTCCCCTGTAAAGGGAAATTTAGGGCAAAGGGTAGTTGATTGGTCATTAGTGATTTATTAATAATCAGGTAAGGTAGTTATTCATTCTACAAAATATTTACTTGTAATGGCTGATTTATTTAATAGCAATCACTAATAAATAGTTATATAACAGCAGTAAAGCATTCTAACTGTGGTGGACCTAAGTAAATTTCACGGGTACTTGGATCGCCAGCATTGGCATGTGCTTTACGAAATGCTTCTGAGTGTGTCCAGTTTTTAAAAGCTTCTTCTGACTGCCACTCTGCATGGGAAGCAAATAATGTGTAACCATCTTGAGTAGAACCTTGTAAAAGATTAAATTTAATAAATCCAGGTACTTCTTTTAAATGGCTATCACGATTTTGCCAAATATTAATAAAGCGTTGCTCTTCACCTTGCTTAATTTTAAAACGATTCATAGCAATGTACATAATGGTGGCCCCTTTTATTTTTAAAAAATATTGATTATTTTATTTAGCAGGAAAAATTAGAAAATAATTG
Encoded proteins:
- the recB gene encoding exodeoxyribonuclease V subunit beta, with protein sequence MTNQLPFALNFPLQGSQLIEASAGTGKTFTISTLYLRLVLGHGSEKTKFRRPLLPPEILVMTFTEAATQELRDRIRTRLTEAARYFRDELAQPDEILISLRNDYLEMEWPTCAQQLEIAAQWMDEAAVSTIHSWCQRMLKEHAFDSGNLFRQHLEPDHSELLANVIRDYWRIFCYPLTGIAFDWVRENWQTPKNLQNQLSDLLIADLPAQTMPPAELLEQQLNLRQQKIIELKQPWAEWAEQLRLICDEAIAKKQVDGRKLQKRFYDGWCNKLKQWATDQQQIELDLGVGFERLSTEGFAEIWKQGSPPNHPALEAMPELVIALNNLPNPTLAVLTHAVQWVKQRFEQEKVRRAEIGFDDLLTRLDDALQRPSGNRLAKLIRQQFPVAMVDEFQDTDPIQYRILSKVYLEQEEDVGLFLIGDPKQAIYAFRGADIYTYLQARQHIEKRLHQLDTNYRSSQAMVTATNCLFDYAEQHNATGAFHFKTAQHNPLPFYPVKAQGKKDAFVINNQQQAALNFWYQPSDAPISITEYYNHFAASCASEIVRLLNLGQQNKAGFQQQGYLLPLRPSDIAILVRSGKEAKAIRDALAARNVRSVYLSDKDSVLDTLEAQDLLRWLEACGQPENEPLLRAALATATLDLTLQELDSYNQNENIWEQRILQFRFYKELWNTQGVLPMLRRFLQDFKLPQRLLSNYQEGERKLTNLLHLAELLQQAATELDGEQALIRYLAERLTENKKQSDEYIVRLESDEQLVKVITIHKSKGLEYPLVFLPFICSFKAVNGNFLPIRYHDEQGNLQLSLHRNTKIINQADKERLAEDLRLLYVALTRAKYNCWLGIADLKYGNNKASVLHLSAIGYLLNNGLPFTESGHVQSCLEKFAEDCPSIQVQLLPESNPQRFNEQQLTVIKPQAREMARNIPRFWWISSYSSLRLASATIEQASIESLAIPETAANQNLFDDDTSSFLSNVPISHDIHGFPRGALAGSFLHSILDWAANRGFTEVANNPAESRDFIARRCNIRGWEHWIDILQDWLQGFIRQQLPLFNRTSCLLEITHYLSEMEFMFASHWLNLEQLDTLVKSYILPNQIRPPLEKGMLNGMFKGFIDLTFAQDNRYYIADYKSNWLGENNQAYTQSAMNEAMLSHRYDLQLVLYQLALHRQLKARLADYNYEQHTGGVLYLFLRGYQSETGGIFYERVPFELIDKLDNLFSNNAKERA
- a CDS encoding antibiotic biosynthesis monooxygenase family protein, with the translated sequence MYIAMNRFKIKQGEEQRFINIWQNRDSHLKEVPGFIKFNLLQGSTQDGYTLFASHAEWQSEEAFKNWTHSEAFRKAHANAGDPSTREIYLGPPQLECFTAVI